The window ATCAAAACTTAAACTGATGGCCATTTTTTTCCCTTCCGGCCAAGGAAAGTCCGGGTTTTGCGCGTTTGCACTTAATACACCTAGAACTAATACCACTATTAATGTGCTTACTGGAAATATTAACTTCATCTCAGGATAGGTTTATTATTTACTTTTCATTTCACTTTCCAAATAAGACAATACTGTCTCACCAAATCTAGTTGCTGCATTGGGAACAAAAGGAGAAACAGTAGGTTCATAACCTTTGTATTCCCACTCTTCTTCGGTCAGCATATATCCCAACCAACCATTGGTATAACCATAATAGAAGGTATAAGGAAAAGGAGATCGCTCTCTTACTTCATTTGAAATTTCACAAAACAGTTCCAAAGGACTGGCCCAAATGCCAATTTTATCATTGATATTAAGGAATCGAACGGGTACTTTGATGGTCTTAGCTGTTTCTTTTTCATCTACAATATACTCATTTAATGCTTCAGGCCATTTTAATCCCTCCTTCATAGGTGTCAAAAAATCCATCTCTGAAGCAGAAAAGGAAACCTGATCTTCATAGTTAAGAATTTCCTTACTTGCCATAATGATCTTATCTCCCAATAGCCTCCTCAGCATATTCATCCTACCAGACCTTGCATCAGGGTAAACACTGTAGATAGGTGCGAGATTACCGGCAGCCCCGTTGATAAACAACATCGGAGCACCGGATTTTTCTTCCACATATTTCGCAACTACACCTGGACCATCGCCACTGATGAGTAAATTTTGTCCTCCCAAGACTGTCCCATGAATCGCATAATTAGCCACTGTAGCCATTAAACGATGGTCTTCCTTGTGGACTATTTTTAGAATGCCAATTCTTCGGTCTACAGCCCCATCAGGGTTCATCCCCAAAAAGGCAACATCATCAATGTCCCTGGCCCTTCTGTTGATATTGGCAGAAGAATGCCCCCAGCCAACTCCAAGACTTGCCGGAGCCAGTTGCTGAATCCCTTTTTCAATACCATCCAATAATTTATCTATCACCAAGTCAGTATAATTGGTATCTATTGGATGTTGATACCGCTCTCCCATAAACGCTTCTGGGAGCCCTGGAGCACCTACTTCAGGTGCTGAATGGGTATGGGTAACCGACCACCAAAAATTACTGCGTGCTATACCAAACTTCTTCTCAACCAATTTTGCCACCTTATCATAGGTTGCAGGTGAGAGTACACAGATATCTGTGGAGACTAGTGCAAATTTGGAATCACCATCATCTAATATTAAAATTTGATGGTAAATACTATCCAGAATCCCTTCTGATAGCCTGGCCCCATAGCCCAATAATTGTTTAGGAACTTTCGGTGTAATATTTTCTTTGACCACAGCGGCTTTAAAATCTCCGGCAGAAGAGATAATGTCAACTTGCGCCAAAGCGATACGCAAAGCTTTTGGAGTAGCCCCAAAACCATTGAGCTGAAAGCCTGCAACAGCCAATATAAACAGCATTAATGGTTTAACTATTAATCGTTTCATTTTCTTGGGTTAATTGATATATTTTAAAGAAGTTTTCTTGTATTTTTTATTCTGACTTTCGGATATAGGCCAATAAATCAGCCATCTCCTGAAGAGAAATACTCTGTTCAAGACCAGTTGGCATGGCAGACATTTCGACTAATTTCAATGTTTTAATATTGGCTCTGGAAATGCTCTTGTCTATTCCACCAGCATTGCGAAGATTAATAGCAGTAGGTGTCTCAGAGGAAATAAGTCCTTGGTGAAGTTCTCCATTTTGCAACTCCACCTCCCAAAGATCATAGCCATCTGCTATGGATAAATTAGGGTTCAAGATATCACTCATGATACTTGCTGCACGTCTGTTTTTCAAAGAAGACAAATCAGGACCAAAAGCAATTCCCTGATCCTCTCCCATCTGGTGGCAGATGGCACAGTTTTTCTGAAAAACTGTAGCTCCAGCTTGAATGGTACCACTTAGCTCCAAAGCAGGTTGATAGGTGGCAATGATTTTTTCACTTTCTCCTTCAGGCCGGGTCAAAATGGCCCTGGCTCTTAATCGAAGGGTTTCATCTTTGTTCGCCATTAAACCTACACTTCTTCTCCAGCCAATGGTTGCTTTTTGTATAACTCCATCTTCAAGTGCTCCCAACAAAACTGCAATCCTTTCCCCATTCATCATCATCGCGCTAATGGCTGCATCTCTTAATTCAGGCGTAAAGCTATCCCAACGATCGAGTACCAATTGAGAAAATGAATTGCCTTGCGACTTGCTTAATGTTCTAAAAGCTGCCAATTGTACAGGTAAAGGCTCAACAACATCCACCAAGCCTACAAGCATGTCTTCGTAATCCGCATTATTGCCCAAAGCCAAAAACCGAATCCCCATACTTCTTTCTTCTCCAGTCAATGTTTTGTTCAATGCTATTTCTTTTGCTTTTGATAAGACCTGAGCTTTACCCTTTACATTGCCCAAACCTATCCCCTCTAAAACTTGAATTGCAGCTCCTTTTACTTCTATTGAGGGATGTTCAAAAACTGTTGTTGCCAATAAACCAGCGCTTGTCCCATGTGAACCAGCCTGTTTTTTACTTTTGATTCCCTGTGCCAAGCCCCGCAAAAGAGCTGGCTGCCAGTCGTATTTATTTTGGGTGTTTTTTCTCGTGGCTCTTTGTACCATGGTATAAATGGCTTGCTCATCCATGCTGGCACCAACCATTGAAGCCATTCTCTGTACCAGACCATTGTAGGCTGGTGTAGCGGTGTACTGGTCCAATACTGGATTGATAAGTTTACTACTCTCTGAAAAAGGTGCTGAAAGGGCTGCCAATTGCACCCATTTGTCCTCAATATCTTTGAATAAAAGTGCTTTTCGCACCTGAAAAGCACTTTCACTTTCAATGTACCCTAGGGTTTGCATCAACTGAAACCGAACTTTAGGATCAGGATCGTTTTCTAAGGCCAGCAAATTTTCAGCAAACTCAGGAGATTGAGCCAAGAAAAGCTCAGCCAATTTCACAGCATTTTCCCGAATACCTGCCACTGGGTCTTTTAAAGAACTTGCTACAGTTTCTTTGTCCAATGCTCCGATTCCCTGCAAAGTCCATAAAGCATGAAGTCGCCCCATTGGGCTTTCTCCAGAAATCACCAAATCCTTTAATTGAGGAATCAGGCTCTCAGGACGCTGATCCACGATAAGCCTTTGGGCATTCATCCTCCACCAAGCATTTTTATGAGACAATTTACTAAGTAATTCTTCAGGTGAAGCTTTATCCATTGTCAATTTATCTGACCAATCTATTGTGGAAGTCCCCTTAGGTGTAATGCGGTAAATCCTCCCTTGGTCTGTTCCATTGTACAAAGCACCAGACTGAACCACCTCTTCAGCCATCCATTCAGGATGTTCTATGATCTGACGGTAATAATCCAAGATATACAAAGCTCCATCCGGGCCAACATAAGCATTAACAGGTCGAAACCAAGCATCTGTAGAAGCCAAAAACTCTTTGTCAGGATGCTCTCGAGAGGCAATAAAACCTGTCCCATCCTCCTTGACAAAATCCACATGTACCAAATTGCTTACCGGCTCTGACACAAAGGTTGACTGATTGTACCGCTCAGGAAAAGCTCCTCCCAAGTAGGCCGTCAATCCGCAGGCAGAAGTCATTACACCCAGGTCCGTCAACAACTGATGTTGGGGATTGATGGTAATCGGAAAAACTTCAGCACCACTGCCATGATCTGAGGATGACTGAGTGACTCCCGTAATCACCAAGTGTTGATTCCTATCTAAGTATTCAGCAGAAAGCACTTCCTGAATAATATGGTTGCTATTGTTCACTAGAAACCTGTGACCATAGGCATCGGCCGTATGACCAAACTGTGTTCTACTACTTAGCAACTCTAAGTCATAGGTAGCAGGTTTGAATCGGATACTTCTCCCTCCGGCATTTTGCGGCAATCTGTTGAGTTCTGGCTTTTCTGGATAATACACATCGGTACCTTTATCCCCAAGTAGGTCCTCATAAATGGTAGTAGTAACCGCAGGCTCATGCCCCAAATAAATCCAGTTATCCAGTGCCAATTTAGGACTGTTAACATTGTGCTGAGGATTAGAAAGCGCAAACCCTGTTAAAAGGGTTTGCTTGATATCTGCTTTACCATCTCCATTGCTGTCTTCCAGATAATAAACGTTGGGTGGATCTGTTACGATAACACCTTTTTTCCAGCGCATGATCCCGGTAGGCACCACCAGATTATCTGCAAAAATGACACTTTCATCCATTACCCCGTCACCATCAGTATCTGACAAGCGTTTCACTTTCCCAGACCCACTGAGGTCCAATGGATAACCATGCATTTCAACCACGAACATTCTACCCTGCTCATCTATTACCATGTCCACCGGGTCAGCTACTAGAGGCTCCCCTGCAATAAGTTCGATCTGAAAGTCGTCCTCTAGGACAAAAGTAGCCAATGCATTTTCCAAAGATCTATCCTGGGATTCAGCTTTTGGCTGGCATGCGGAAAGAACCTGCAAAAACACAATTATTAAAGAAATTGACGAGGATTGATAAAACAAACCTATTGTGTGAGAGAAGCAGGAATTCTTGTTTAGCATAGTGAAATTCAAAATAAGCCTTTATAACAAACCGATCAACCCTGTAATATCAGGCAATGTTTTATTGTTCAGGTTACCTCTACCTCAAAATCATTCACTTCATTTATTTGCACCAAATGAAATTAAACAACATTAGTAGGAAGTAATCGGAAAAATTACCAATAAAAAAAGGTGATTTCAATAAATATATCAAACAATATACTAGATACAAATTAATTTTTTATAAGCGGAATTTCTTTCTATCCAATTCCCTCCATAAGTAACATGCTGTAAAGCTTCCAAAACAAAATTCTTTACTATACAGACACCTTATGTCCATTTTGTGTAATCGAAAAAAAAGAATTTTAATGGCGCTCTTTGACTATTAAATACAATTGAAGACCTGAAGGGGATAATACTTTACTTACATAGATTTTGACATAAGTTTTTTTACTACTTTCTCAGTTTTATCTAGGGTTTCATTGATATCTTTTTCAGTGTGAGCAAAGGAAATGCTACCTTGTTTGATAGGCAAAGGGAAATTATACACACCTTCATGAATGAGTTCATTTCTATAAGCTTTATCCCACTCAAAATCATGGTTCAACAAAATGTCATGGAAATCTACTGGAGCATGGTCCATAAAGTAAACACAATAAGCCGATTTTATGCGTGAAACAATAAAAGGCTTGTCATACCGATTAAAAATATCCATCAAGCCTTTTTCCAATAACCCCCCCATGTTTTCCAGATGGTCATAAACCGCAAATTCCGGTGAAGACAATTTTTTCAAAGTAGCAATAGCAGCAGCATCTGTAAATGGATGGGCATTAAAAGTCCCCGCGATCAATACTCTCTTCCCCTTCTCAGGGTGGTTAAAATAATCCATGTACTTCTTCTTTCCTCCAATCACACCTATTGGGTAACCATTGGCCACGGCCTTACCAAAAGAACTTAGATCTGGGGTTATTCCACAAATGCTTTGATACCCCCCTAAAGCATGGCGAAAACCTGTTTTCACTTCATCAAAAATCAAAAGAAAACCTTTCTCATCTGCCATTTCACGAAGCCCCTTGAGGTAATTCTCATTTGGTTTTACAATTCCAATGTTTTGTAAAATCGGTTCGAGAATTATACAGGCTACCGGGTATTTTCCAACCACATAAGCTATAGATTCCAGATCATTGAAATTGACTACGTGAATTAGGTCTTTATGGCCTTGTGGAATCCCTGCTGACAAAGAATCATAAGGATACTCTCCCGGTGAAATCCTTGGCCCTACATCATCCAGACTACTCATTACATTTGCCGAGACATCGTTGTGCCAACCATTGTAACCTCCTTGAATAACTATAACATGGTCTTTTTCAGTAACCGCTCTTGAGATTCGAATGGCATGATAAGTAGCTTCTGAACCGGTACAGGTCACTTGAATGCTCTCAACAGTAGGCACACATGCGCAAAACAAGGCCGCCAGCTCCCCTTCGTGGGTAGTAGGCCCAGCCCCCATCAACACCTCATGGTTATCCATGGATTTATTTACTGCCCTATTGATATCCGGATCATTGTGGCCCAGAAAAGCCGAAGCGAAGCCTGCTTGATAATCGATGTATTCATTCCCATCAATATCCCAAATTCTACTTCCTTTGCCTTTGGTAAAAGCAATATTTGGATTTGATTTACGATTTAAAGAAACGATACCACCAGGGATCCATTTCTCGTTTTTATTAAGTAATGCTTTTGATTTTGGCCATTTGTTCATAAAACGGATTATTTTTTTTATCGCTCAATAAACATCAATTATCTATTAAATACCACATTTTACTCCCATTTCGATAAAATCAATTACCCTAGCAGGGAAATACAATTGGATATTATGAAAAACCTTGTTACCTATCTATTGTTGTCAATTGTTTTAAAGCCCACCATTTCATAAGGTCAACCTAATTATTCCTAAAAATAGAAATCCGGAAAAATAACATACTTTGTGGGTTTCAATAAAAATACATCCCTCATTAAATAGAAACAATGTATTGAAAAAGACAGATAAACATTCAATTCGCGTTAGTCATTCTCCTATATTTAAGATTGTAAAAGCAATTATTCGGAAAATAAATGAACCTCTTTAGAACTTTTAACCATTAATTTCGATTAACAACCTATGGCAAATTCTTTTTCGCCAAAGGAAATAATTAACTTCTGAAATTTGAAAACAAGATTTTTATTTTTATTACTTACCCTAATTTCGTTCATTCCTTCATATGGACAATTGGTGGTAAAAGGCAAAATTACCGATGCTGAGACAGGAGATCCTATACCCTTTGCATCCGTATTATTGCAAGGTACCAGTACTGGGATTTCCACTGATTTTGAAGGAAATTATTTGTTAGAAAGCAACAATAGGGCCGACAGCTTGGAAGTTACCTATATCGGCTATAATTCAATAACAAAGGCCATTGGTCCAGGTAATGAGCACACGATCAATTTTCAACTTCGCCCTTCAGACTATGAAATGGAGGCCTTTGTGTTTGAGGCAGGTGAAAACCCTGCTTTTGACATCATTAGAAAAGCTGTGGACAAAAGAAAGAGTTTTGACAAAAGAAAACTTGATGCCTACCAAACCAAAAACTACACCAAAATTGAAATTGATATTGACCATGTTTCTGAGGCTTTTACCAAAAGAAAAGCAGTCAAAAAAGTCACCGCAGTTTTGGATTCTATCAAGCAACTGACCAATGATGAAGGAGAAAAGATCTTACCGGTCTTTTTTTCTGAAACCCTTTCTTCCTTTTATTTCAGGAATAACCCAGAACTAAAAAAAGAAGTCGTGGAAAAATCGAAGGTTACAGGTGTTGGTATTACAGATGGCGCCACGGTTTCTCAAATCACCGGCGCTGCATTTCAGGAGTATAATTTTTACAGGAATTGGATAAGCATTTTAGAAAAAGAATTTGTGTCCCCTATTGCTGATGGTTGGCGAGGATTCTATGATTATGATTTGCTAGATTCAACTAAAATAGGAAATGACTCCGTTTATGTTTTACAAGTCTATCCATTAAGAACTCAAGATTTGGCTTTTACAGGCACCATTTGGATCAATAAAAACACCTATGCCTTAAAGCAAGTGGACCTAACTATTCCTAAAGAGGCCAATTTGAATTTTATAGAAAGAATTAAAATTCAGCAAGAGCTAACTCCTACAGACCCCGGGGCGCTAATCCCTTCCAAAACCAGGGTACAAGTAAAAATAGGGCAAATAACTCCTAAAACCGCCGGTCTATTGGCCAAGTTTTACACATCCGTTGATAGTATTGAAACAGGCAATCCTAAACCTACCTCCTTTTTCAATCAGGCCGTTGTCCTTCAACCTGACTTTGACCAAGAAGGAGAAGATTTTTGGAATAAAAATCGTCGAGATCCACTGAGTGAAGAAGAACTGGCTGTATTACAGATGGTAGATACTTTGAAAAAAATACCCGTCATTCGGTTCTATTCAGAAAGCTTGAAATTTCTGGCAAGTGGTTATTTACCTATAGGCAAATTAGATTTAGGACCTTGGCCAGGTTTTTTCAATTACAACAATGTTGAGGGGATACGCATTGGTGCAGGATTACGAACAAATTTAAAGTTTAGCGATAAATGGAAAATTGAGGGCTACGCTGCTTATGGCCTTTTGGACAAACGACTAAAATACTCAGGAGCAATTACCAAGATTGTGGATCGAGAAAGGTGGACAACTGTAAAAATCTCTACTCAGAAGGAAATTGATCAGGTGGGTCTGGAGATGGAGAGCTTGGAAGGAAACAGTATTTTCTTGGCTGCCAGCCGTTTTGGAACCTTTAGGAAACCTTTTATTTCCACCAATTACAAACTGGACATAAAGCGAGAATTGTTCAAAGGATTCACCCTTACCGGGGGTATCAAATCAAATCATTTTGATCCTTTGTTTAATTTTTATTATTTAGATGAAGGAGCTTCAGAACTAAAGTCAACATTCAAAACCACAGAAGGTAAAATAGGCCTTCGTTATGGACGAGATGAAACCTTTATTATTAATGACAATGACAGAATATCTCTAGGCCCCGCAAAATGGCCCATTTTCGCCATCAATTACAGCAGAGGCTTTCAATGGCTTAGGGGGGAATATAACTATTCTAGGTTGAAAGTTTCAATTTCTCAAAAACTGAACATGGGTATGTTGGGGATTTCAAGATATGAGGCATCAGCGGGAAAAGTTTATGGAGATGTACCCTATCCTGTACTGGAAAACCACTTGGGCAATGAAACCCTTTTCTATACTTCTGCAGCATTCAACACCATGGACTTTAATGAATTTACATCTGATCAATACTTCAGCTTTCGATACAGACACTTTTTTGAAGGTTTTTTATTGAATAAAATCCCATTGGTCAGGAAATTAAAATGGCGGGCAGTCGCAAATGCCAATCTTTTATTTGGATCGGTAAGTGAAGCAAACCTATCTCGTGTACCTGTAATGGATCCTGATGGCTTTCCTTTACAAACTTTTGGAAGTTTAGACCCTGCCACACCTTTCCTTGAACTGGGCTATGGCGTTGAAAACATATTTAAATTTTTCAGGGTAGACTTCTTTCACAGGATGACCTATCTTGATGATCCTTCTGTCAAACCCTTTGCTGTAAAAGTAAGTGCCCAGATAATCTTTTAAACCTAACAAGGATCCTTCACCTGTATAAGTGGAATAAAACTTGATACAATTCATTGGTGATTATCAACCTATATTATAACCCGGATTATGTATTAAAATTCGTTAACCTTATTGCATCGCTAGGGTTAATTTGCAAAAGCAATAAAGTAGCTGATTTTGGGATCATTGTAGGTAATGGCTTGACTATTGCATGTTTCGAGTTTCAATAAAAAATTGCTATGAAGATGGACATAAAAAAGCTACTCACTCAACAAAGAGCGTTTTTTAACACGGATCAAACCAAAAATGTAGAATTCAGACTCCGTCAATTAAAAAGGGTTAAAACCATCTTAAAAGAAAATGAGCATTTGCTTTATGAAGCTATTTATAAAGATTTCAAGAAATCACAATTTGAAACCTACACTACTGAGTTATCCCTTCTTTATCATGAAATCAATCAGTTCATAAAAAACATTAAGAAGTGGAGTAAGCGAAAAAAGGTAGCTACAGGTATGGCTAATTTTCCTGCTAAAAGCTATATCATACCCGAACCTTTAGGAGTAACATTGGTTATTGGGGCTTGGAATTACCCGTACCAGCTTTCATTATTGCCGGCCATAACTTCAATTGCCGCAGGTAATACTGTAATTCTAAAGCCTAGCGAATTGCCTGTCAACACCTCAAAGGTGATGGCTAAACTAATCAATGATAATTTTCCTGAAAATTACTTTCATGTTGTTGAAGGAGGAGTAGAAGAGACTAATCTACTTTTGGAAAATCGGTTTGATAAAATATTTTTTACAGGAAGCATCCCGGTTGGGAAAATTATTTATAAGGCAGCAGCGAAGCACCTCACACCGGTCACTTTAGAACTTGGTGGAAAAAGCCCAACATTTGTACTGGCAGATGCCGACTTAAAAATAACTGCCAAACGAATTGTTTGGTCCAAATTTATAAATGCAGGACAAACCTGCATCAGTCCTGACTATGTATTGGTAGACAAGCACATAGAACAACCATTTTTAGAAGCATTAAAAATGGAAATTGAAGCATCGTTTGAGAACAAGCAAGCGATAGGAGAAAATTATTTGCAAATAATAAATACTAAAAACCATGAGCGACTCAGCAAATTGATTGAAAGTGGGCAGGTCTATTTTGGAGGTAATATCAATCAAGAAGAGCGGTTTATTAGTCCCACTATCCTCCACAACGTATCATTTGCTGATGAGGTAATGAAAGATGAAATTTTTGGTCCAATTTTACCGATAATCTCATTTGACAATTTGGAAAATACCATAAAAGAAGTAAAAGCAAGACCAAAACCTCTGTCCTGCTACGTTTATTCCAAAAACAAAAAAGCCATTCAATACTTGCTAAAAACACTATCCTTCGGAGGTGGTGCTGTTAATGACAGTGTAATGCACCTTACCAATAGCAAGCTCCCCTTTGGAGGTGTTGGATACAGTGGAATAGGCAGCTACCATGGGAAAGCCGGGTTTGACTCATTTACCCATTATAAAAGCATCCTAGATAAACCTTTTTGGTTTGAACCAAACATTAAATACCCTCCCTATTCAAATTGGAAAAAGGCAATCATAAAATGGATGATAGAATAAGCCCTTTGTTAAATGATATTTAAGGCTTGTTCTTTAATTTTTTCCAGTTCGTCTTTCATATTGATCACATGATGTTGAATGGAGGAATCATTTGCTTTAGAACCTATGGTATTGATTTCTCTTCCCATCTCTTGACTAACAAATCCCATTTTTTTCCCTTCAGACTTTTGAGATTTCAATACTTCAGCAAAAAGATTTAAATGTGCTTCTAACCTTACGATCTCCTCTGTAATGTCCAATTTCTCAAAATAATAAATGAGTTCTTGTTCAAATCTATTTTTATCAAAATCTTGATCTTTAACCCACTCCGAAAAATTATTTCTAATCTTTTCTATCAGTCGATTTTTCCGAACAGGCACTAAGGCTTTAATACTATGTAAATTATCGGTAATGATATTAAGACTATCTTGAAATTTCTCCATCAGAACGGCCCCTTCATTGATTCTAAATTGATCACAATCTTTTAGGGCTTCATTAAGAACAGGCAAAATCACTTTCCAACCCTCGTTATAATCAGTCTTTTCCACATTGACAGTACTGACTCCGGGAGATTGAAGGGCAAGCTTAAATACATCATCAGTTGTCCCATTTACCATCGCAGCCATTTCAGAGTATTTTTGAAAGTACTTTTGAAAAAGCTCTTCCTGTATTACTATTGGAAGATCGTCTTCTTTTTTAGAGTTGAATTCAATGGATACGTTGACTTTGCCTCTTTCAAGAATTCCAGAAACGGCACTTTTGACTTCCGTTTCTTTTTCTGAAAACTGCTTCGAAGCCCTGAAATTAAGGTCTAAAAACTTGGAATTAAGGGTTTTAACTTCTACTTGAACCGTATAATTGTCGTCCTCATAAACCGCCAGGCCAAAGCCTGTCATGGATTTTATCATTTCAAAAGATTTTGTAGCTAAAAATTATAACCCAAAGTTACATAAAATCTCGTTTTTTCAACCGAATAATTTCGTATTGGCCGAGCCGCATCAAATTTTACATAATAATTTAAAAGAACTGTTCTTACGCCGGCGCCATAACTTTGGAGCCAAGGGTTATTGAAATTGTTTAAGGTAATTACAAATGGGGAGCCCTCAGTATTTATTACCTCGGTATTTTGGTCATTGACACGTTCCCAAGGAGCCGAATTTGACCATGAAGAACCTGCATCATAAAACCCTACCAATTGGAAATTGCGGATAAAATTTGAAGTAATGTTCCCCCTCGAGAGGTATGAGAATAAAGGAATTCTTAATTCCGAACTGAAGGTAATGACATTATTCCCTCGAATTTCATCATAATCAAAGCCTCTCAAATCCACAAATTCTGTAAAAAGCAGGTTGGAATTTTCAACACCATCCTCATTTCTTATGGGCGAAACCTCCGGTCTGTTGGTCGGTGGCTGATAGAACTTATTAAACAGCCAATTTTGCATTCCTCCAACCAAGTAGGATTGAGGGTTTCGGCCAAAATAGCTTCCTGCATATATTCTGGTGGCCAAGGTAATATTTTTATGAATTTTTTGGTAGTTCCTTACATCAAGGTAAACATTGCTAAAAGATCTATCACTATGATTTAAGCCTTGGTAATGTAACATACCGATTTTACCCTTAAATCCTTGCTCCATATGCAAG of the Cyclobacterium marinum DSM 745 genome contains:
- a CDS encoding neutral/alkaline non-lysosomal ceramidase N-terminal domain-containing protein; this translates as MKRLIVKPLMLFILAVAGFQLNGFGATPKALRIALAQVDIISSAGDFKAAVVKENITPKVPKQLLGYGARLSEGILDSIYHQILILDDGDSKFALVSTDICVLSPATYDKVAKLVEKKFGIARSNFWWSVTHTHSAPEVGAPGLPEAFMGERYQHPIDTNYTDLVIDKLLDGIEKGIQQLAPASLGVGWGHSSANINRRARDIDDVAFLGMNPDGAVDRRIGILKIVHKEDHRLMATVANYAIHGTVLGGQNLLISGDGPGVVAKYVEEKSGAPMLFINGAAGNLAPIYSVYPDARSGRMNMLRRLLGDKIIMASKEILNYEDQVSFSASEMDFLTPMKEGLKWPEALNEYIVDEKETAKTIKVPVRFLNINDKIGIWASPLELFCEISNEVRERSPFPYTFYYGYTNGWLGYMLTEEEWEYKGYEPTVSPFVPNAATRFGETVLSYLESEMKSK
- a CDS encoding PVC-type heme-binding CxxCH protein, which codes for MLNKNSCFSHTIGLFYQSSSISLIIVFLQVLSACQPKAESQDRSLENALATFVLEDDFQIELIAGEPLVADPVDMVIDEQGRMFVVEMHGYPLDLSGSGKVKRLSDTDGDGVMDESVIFADNLVVPTGIMRWKKGVIVTDPPNVYYLEDSNGDGKADIKQTLLTGFALSNPQHNVNSPKLALDNWIYLGHEPAVTTTIYEDLLGDKGTDVYYPEKPELNRLPQNAGGRSIRFKPATYDLELLSSRTQFGHTADAYGHRFLVNNSNHIIQEVLSAEYLDRNQHLVITGVTQSSSDHGSGAEVFPITINPQHQLLTDLGVMTSACGLTAYLGGAFPERYNQSTFVSEPVSNLVHVDFVKEDGTGFIASREHPDKEFLASTDAWFRPVNAYVGPDGALYILDYYRQIIEHPEWMAEEVVQSGALYNGTDQGRIYRITPKGTSTIDWSDKLTMDKASPEELLSKLSHKNAWWRMNAQRLIVDQRPESLIPQLKDLVISGESPMGRLHALWTLQGIGALDKETVASSLKDPVAGIRENAVKLAELFLAQSPEFAENLLALENDPDPKVRFQLMQTLGYIESESAFQVRKALLFKDIEDKWVQLAALSAPFSESSKLINPVLDQYTATPAYNGLVQRMASMVGASMDEQAIYTMVQRATRKNTQNKYDWQPALLRGLAQGIKSKKQAGSHGTSAGLLATTVFEHPSIEVKGAAIQVLEGIGLGNVKGKAQVLSKAKEIALNKTLTGEERSMGIRFLALGNNADYEDMLVGLVDVVEPLPVQLAAFRTLSKSQGNSFSQLVLDRWDSFTPELRDAAISAMMMNGERIAVLLGALEDGVIQKATIGWRRSVGLMANKDETLRLRARAILTRPEGESEKIIATYQPALELSGTIQAGATVFQKNCAICHQMGEDQGIAFGPDLSSLKNRRAASIMSDILNPNLSIADGYDLWEVELQNGELHQGLISSETPTAINLRNAGGIDKSISRANIKTLKLVEMSAMPTGLEQSISLQEMADLLAYIRKSE
- a CDS encoding aspartate aminotransferase family protein produces the protein MNKWPKSKALLNKNEKWIPGGIVSLNRKSNPNIAFTKGKGSRIWDIDGNEYIDYQAGFASAFLGHNDPDINRAVNKSMDNHEVLMGAGPTTHEGELAALFCACVPTVESIQVTCTGSEATYHAIRISRAVTEKDHVIVIQGGYNGWHNDVSANVMSSLDDVGPRISPGEYPYDSLSAGIPQGHKDLIHVVNFNDLESIAYVVGKYPVACIILEPILQNIGIVKPNENYLKGLREMADEKGFLLIFDEVKTGFRHALGGYQSICGITPDLSSFGKAVANGYPIGVIGGKKKYMDYFNHPEKGKRVLIAGTFNAHPFTDAAAIATLKKLSSPEFAVYDHLENMGGLLEKGLMDIFNRYDKPFIVSRIKSAYCVYFMDHAPVDFHDILLNHDFEWDKAYRNELIHEGVYNFPLPIKQGSISFAHTEKDINETLDKTEKVVKKLMSKSM
- a CDS encoding DUF5686 and carboxypeptidase-like regulatory domain-containing protein — protein: MKTRFLFLLLTLISFIPSYGQLVVKGKITDAETGDPIPFASVLLQGTSTGISTDFEGNYLLESNNRADSLEVTYIGYNSITKAIGPGNEHTINFQLRPSDYEMEAFVFEAGENPAFDIIRKAVDKRKSFDKRKLDAYQTKNYTKIEIDIDHVSEAFTKRKAVKKVTAVLDSIKQLTNDEGEKILPVFFSETLSSFYFRNNPELKKEVVEKSKVTGVGITDGATVSQITGAAFQEYNFYRNWISILEKEFVSPIADGWRGFYDYDLLDSTKIGNDSVYVLQVYPLRTQDLAFTGTIWINKNTYALKQVDLTIPKEANLNFIERIKIQQELTPTDPGALIPSKTRVQVKIGQITPKTAGLLAKFYTSVDSIETGNPKPTSFFNQAVVLQPDFDQEGEDFWNKNRRDPLSEEELAVLQMVDTLKKIPVIRFYSESLKFLASGYLPIGKLDLGPWPGFFNYNNVEGIRIGAGLRTNLKFSDKWKIEGYAAYGLLDKRLKYSGAITKIVDRERWTTVKISTQKEIDQVGLEMESLEGNSIFLAASRFGTFRKPFISTNYKLDIKRELFKGFTLTGGIKSNHFDPLFNFYYLDEGASELKSTFKTTEGKIGLRYGRDETFIINDNDRISLGPAKWPIFAINYSRGFQWLRGEYNYSRLKVSISQKLNMGMLGISRYEASAGKVYGDVPYPVLENHLGNETLFYTSAAFNTMDFNEFTSDQYFSFRYRHFFEGFLLNKIPLVRKLKWRAVANANLLFGSVSEANLSRVPVMDPDGFPLQTFGSLDPATPFLELGYGVENIFKFFRVDFFHRMTYLDDPSVKPFAVKVSAQIIF
- a CDS encoding aldehyde dehydrogenase — translated: MDIKKLLTQQRAFFNTDQTKNVEFRLRQLKRVKTILKENEHLLYEAIYKDFKKSQFETYTTELSLLYHEINQFIKNIKKWSKRKKVATGMANFPAKSYIIPEPLGVTLVIGAWNYPYQLSLLPAITSIAAGNTVILKPSELPVNTSKVMAKLINDNFPENYFHVVEGGVEETNLLLENRFDKIFFTGSIPVGKIIYKAAAKHLTPVTLELGGKSPTFVLADADLKITAKRIVWSKFINAGQTCISPDYVLVDKHIEQPFLEALKMEIEASFENKQAIGENYLQIINTKNHERLSKLIESGQVYFGGNINQEERFISPTILHNVSFADEVMKDEIFGPILPIISFDNLENTIKEVKARPKPLSCYVYSKNKKAIQYLLKTLSFGGGAVNDSVMHLTNSKLPFGGVGYSGIGSYHGKAGFDSFTHYKSILDKPFWFEPNIKYPPYSNWKKAIIKWMIE